In Gossypium hirsutum isolate 1008001.06 chromosome D06, Gossypium_hirsutum_v2.1, whole genome shotgun sequence, one genomic interval encodes:
- the LOC107930564 gene encoding peamaclein, whose product MKMVLMLFLLVSLALSSCFFEVSIAGSDFCDSKCAVRCSKAGVQDRCLKYCGICCEKCHCVPSGTFGHKDECPCYRDMKNSKGKSKCP is encoded by the exons atgaagatggTATTGATGCTTTTCTTGCTTGTTTCTCTTGCTCTCAGCTCTTGTTTCTTCGAGGTCTCGATTGCCGGTTCGG ATTTTTGTGACTCAAAGTGTGCGGTGAGGTGCTCAAAGGCAGGGGTTCAAGACAGGTGTTTGAAATATTGTGGGATTTGTTGTGAGAAATGTCATTGTGTTCCATCTGGGACATTTGGGCATAAAGATGAGTGCCCTTGTTATAGGGACATGAAGAACTCTAAGGGCAAATCCAAGTGCCCTTAG